The DNA window GGCCCATCTGCTCGCGGGCCAGCTTCTCGACCTGCTCGTGCTCGCCGGGGGCGATCTCGAACAGCAACTCGTCGTGCACCTGCAGCAGCATGCGCGAGGCCAGCCCGGCCTCCTTGATCGCGTGGTCGACGCGGATCATCGCCACCTTGATGATGTCGGCCGCACTGCCCTGGATCGGCGCGTTGAGCGCGGCCCGCTCGGCGGCCTCGCGCACCTGGCGATTGCTGCTGTCCAGCTCGGGCAGGTAGCGGCGGCGGCCGAAGACCGTGGAGGTGTAGCCGTCCTTGCGGGCCTGCTCGACGACGGCGTGCAGGTAGTCGCGCACCCCGCCGAACCGGGTGAAGTACTGGTCCATCTGGACCTTCGCCTCCTCGGTGGAGATATTGAGCTGGGTGGAAAGCCCGTAGGCGCTCAACCCGTAGGCCAGCCCGTAGGACATGGCCTTGACCCGGCGGCGCAACTCGGCGGTGACCTCCTCGATGGGCACCCCGAACGCGCGGGAGGCCACGAACGAGTGCAGGTCCTCGCCGGTGTTGAACGCCTCGATCAGCCCCTCGTCGCCGGACAGGTGGGCCATGATCCGCATCTCGATCTGGCTGTAGTCCGCCGTCATCAGCTCGGAGTAGCCGTTCCCGACGACGAACGCGTCGCGGATCTGCCGGCCCGCGTCGGTGCGGATCGGGATGTTCTGCAGGTTGGGTTCGGTCGACGACAGCCGGCCGGTGGCCGCGATGGTCTGGTTGAACGTGGTGTGAATCCGGCCGTCCGCGGCGACCGCGTTGAGCAGCCCGTCGACGGTGACCTTCAGCCGGGTGACGTCGCGGTGGGCGAGCAGGTGCTGCAGGAACGGGTGGCCGGTCTTGTCGGACAGCGACTGCAGGGCGTCGGCATCCGTGGTGTAGCCGGTCTTGGTCCGCTTGGTCTTGGGCATGCCGAGTTCGTCGAACAGCACGACCTGCAGCTGCTTGGGCGAGCCCAGGTTGATCTGCTTGCCGATCACGGCGTAGGCGGCCTCGGCGGCGTCGCGGATCTGGTCGCCGAACTGGCTCTGCAACGCGCCGAGCATGTCCAGGTCCACGGCGATGCCGGCGCGTTCCATCTCCGCCAGCACCTGCTGCACCGGCAGCTCCATCTCGGCCAGCAGCGCGGTGGAGTCGATGCGGTCCAGCTCGGCGTCCAGCGCGTCGGCCAGGTCCACCACCGCCCGCGCCCGCAGGATCAGCGTCTGCACCGCCTGGTCGTCGGTGCCGTCGGTGTCATCGAGCAGCGAAAGTTGTCGTTGCTCTTGGGTTTCCGCGCGCAGCTCGCGTCGCAGGTAGCGCAGCGAGAGGTCGTCGAGAGTGAAGCTGCGCTGCCCCGGCCGCACCAGGTAGGCCGCCAGCGCAGTGTCTGAGGTGATCCCACCCAGCGTCCACCCGCGGCCCGCGAGGTCGTGAATGGCCAGTTTCGCCTCGTGCAGCGCCTTGGGTTTGGCCGGGTCGGCCAGCCAGGCCGCCAGCGCGGCGTCGTCCTCGGGGGTCACCGCCGCGGTGTCGATGTAGCCGCCCTCCCCGTCGGCGGCGGCGATCGCCAGCGCGGTGGCGTCCCCGCCGTGCGGTAAATGGGTGCCCGCGACGGCCAGCCCGGCCCGGCGCCCGTCGCCGGCGTGCTCGGCCAGCCAGCGCCCGACGGTGCCGGGCTCCAGCGCGCCACCCTGCACGTCGAAACCCTCGTCCACCTCGGGCTCGACCGCGGCCAGGGTGTCGAACAGCCGGTCGCGCAGCACCCGGAACTCGAGGTCGTCGAAGAGCCGGTGGATGTGGTCGCGGTCCCAGGGCTGCAGCCGCAGCGTGTCCGGGGTCTGGGCCAGCGGCACATCGCGCACCAACTCGGTGAGCTCGCGGTTGCGCACCACCCCGGCCAGGTTGGCCCGCAGCGCGTCGCCCACCTTGCCGCGCACCGCGTCGACGTTGTCGACCAGGCCCTGCAGCGAGCTGTATTCGGCGATCCACTTGGTGGCGGTCTTCTCCCCCACCCCGGGGATGCCGGGCAGGTTGTCGCTGGGATCGCCGCGCAGCGCGGCGAAGTCGGGGTACTGCGCGGGGGTGAGCCCGTACTTCTCGACGACGGCCTCGGGGGTGAAGCGGGTGAGTTCGCTGACGCCCTTGCGCGGGTACAGCACTGTCACGTCGTCGGTGACCAGCTGCAGCGAGTCCCTGTCCCCGGTGACCACGAGCACCCGGTAGCCCTCGTTGGCGGCCTGGGTGGCCAGCGTCGCGATGATGTCGTCGGCCTCGAACCCGGGCTCGGCGAGCACCGTGATGCCCAGCGCGCCGAGCACCTCCTTGGTGATGTCGATCTGGCCCCGGAATTCGTCGGGGGTCGCCGACCGGTTGGCCTTGTATTCGGGGTAGCGCTCGGAACGGAACGTCTCGCGGGACACGTCGAACGCCGCGGCGATGTGCGTCGGCGCCTCGTCGCGCAAGAGGTTGATCAGCATGGCGGTGAAGCCGTACACCGCGTTGGTGGTCAGGCCGCCGCGGGTCTTGAAGTTCTCGGCCGGCAGCGCGTAGAACGCCCGGAACGCCAGCGAATTTCCGTCGAGCAACATCAGCGTCGGCCTGGTTTTGTCCTCGCCGGCGGTACTCACGGGTCAC is part of the Mycobacterium sp. HUMS_12744610 genome and encodes:
- the polA gene encoding DNA polymerase I, translating into MLLDGNSLAFRAFYALPAENFKTRGGLTTNAVYGFTAMLINLLRDEAPTHIAAAFDVSRETFRSERYPEYKANRSATPDEFRGQIDITKEVLGALGITVLAEPGFEADDIIATLATQAANEGYRVLVVTGDRDSLQLVTDDVTVLYPRKGVSELTRFTPEAVVEKYGLTPAQYPDFAALRGDPSDNLPGIPGVGEKTATKWIAEYSSLQGLVDNVDAVRGKVGDALRANLAGVVRNRELTELVRDVPLAQTPDTLRLQPWDRDHIHRLFDDLEFRVLRDRLFDTLAAVEPEVDEGFDVQGGALEPGTVGRWLAEHAGDGRRAGLAVAGTHLPHGGDATALAIAAADGEGGYIDTAAVTPEDDAALAAWLADPAKPKALHEAKLAIHDLAGRGWTLGGITSDTALAAYLVRPGQRSFTLDDLSLRYLRRELRAETQEQRQLSLLDDTDGTDDQAVQTLILRARAVVDLADALDAELDRIDSTALLAEMELPVQQVLAEMERAGIAVDLDMLGALQSQFGDQIRDAAEAAYAVIGKQINLGSPKQLQVVLFDELGMPKTKRTKTGYTTDADALQSLSDKTGHPFLQHLLAHRDVTRLKVTVDGLLNAVAADGRIHTTFNQTIAATGRLSSTEPNLQNIPIRTDAGRQIRDAFVVGNGYSELMTADYSQIEMRIMAHLSGDEGLIEAFNTGEDLHSFVASRAFGVPIEEVTAELRRRVKAMSYGLAYGLSAYGLSTQLNISTEEAKVQMDQYFTRFGGVRDYLHAVVEQARKDGYTSTVFGRRRYLPELDSSNRQVREAAERAALNAPIQGSAADIIKVAMIRVDHAIKEAGLASRMLLQVHDELLFEIAPGEHEQVEKLAREQMGRAYPLDVPLEVSVGYGRSWDAAAH